CAACCTTTGGAGCACTATCTCTAGTTACATTTAAAAGAAGTACACCATTAGGATTTGAAGCTGTCCACTGCTCAACGCCTGTATAAGTATTTACACCAGAAACACCTTTTTGATAATCAGGGGTATCGAAGTCTTTACTAAAACCTCCACCACCGCCAACAAAGTATTTCTCTAATTTTCCATTAGCATATAATCCAGCAGCATCAAATGCAGGATATAAATAATCCCATCCCCATGCACGTTCATTGTCTACTTTTACTGGTACACCTTTTACAGTTCCCTGCCAAGCTAATGTAGTACCGCCTGCTGCTGTAATATATGGACTATCAGCTGGATTATCTACAGAAAGCTCATATGAAGCTGGTGTGTCTCTTTGTGAATCATAAGCTCCTGAGTCACCTGCTGCTGCAAACATCGAAATTCCTTGTGCGGCTGCTTGCATATATAATTGATTAAATGCTTCTGCATATTCACGAGTTTCTTGACCTTGTGATGCTGTATACTCAATAAGATCTTCACTTTCTCCCCAACTTGCAGATACTTGATGACATTTATTTTCATTAATTACTTTAGCAAATGCATCTACAAAACCAGGATCTGTATTTGGTCCAACGTATACATTCATTTTGGCATTTGGAGCCAATGCACCTGATTGCTCTACATCAAGTGTAGTTTCATCTGCACCATCAGTGCCAGAACCACCGTCAACATTAGTAACTTTTATACGATTTGGTTTAGCTTTTATTCCTTCCTTCTGCCAGAAAGAATATGCATCATTTGTATTAAATTCTGCTAATGTAACAATACCTATACTCTCATTTTTACCACTAGCACCATTATCATATAGAGGTTGTACATCATAATGTTTTATTAAATCTGAAGGATTAAGAGAAAGTGGACCATTTGCACTTGAAGGTTTTAAATCATTTGGAACCTTTTCAGTTTTTGTTGTATAACTTGAATAGTTACTTAAACCTAAGATACATAGTATATTTTCTGCAACCTTTTTAGGAAGTTTAGGCTGCTTTTTAGTTGCACGGAATGTCTTTCCTTTATACGATGCATGTTGTAATTCAACACCAAAAGCTTTATTTATTTGGTCTACTGTTCCTGTAGCAGTAACAATTAAATTATCTGGATATACTTCGCTCTTAATACCAAAAGCTTTTAAGTACTCAGTTAATGTGTTCATTTGCTTCAAATTGGGTGCAAACGATTTTTTGAATTCAGCTACACTTAAGTATCTTCTATAATTAGAACTTTTAGGTGTGACTGTACTGTTAATATAATTTTGAAGTTCAGGTTTGTTTTGAATTTTCATTACAATATCAATTGTAACCTTAGTATTTGGGTCTACATCCCCAAAAAATGAAGCCTTATCTGTAATTGTATCCGCTATTCCCTCTGAAACTCCAACATTACCTTGAGTTTCTGCATGAGTAATACTTGTAAAACTTCCCATGCTTAAAAGTATTGCTGCACTTATTGACAGCATTGTTTTTGTACACTTATTCATAAAACGTTCCCCCTTTTTTATTAATTTCATAAAAATAGTGTATATTTTTTATTATATACCATATTAATAAATGTTTACAATACCTACATTGATTATTTTTTTGTTATTTGTTTATCAAGTTCGTTAAATTTACATAAAACAAATTTCTAATACAGCTATTTACAATGTATTCACTATAAGTAAACTTTTACATAAATTTCGCAAAATCAATATTTTATTTATTAATATTTTAATGTATTAATATATTATTTCTAGACATACTATAAATGTTCCATAGTATTTGTGAGGAGGGATTAATTTGAATAATAGTAGTAAAACTTACGCTCCTCATATGAGGGATTACTTTGATCAGGATCCTAAAGAGGTAAAATCATATTCAGAATATGATTCTACTATGCTTCCTGATCCAGTAGTTGATCCAATAGTATGCAACAATATAGCTACTTGGGAGTTTGATTATACCTACAATGGGAATGATGACATTTTTAAAACTTCCAATTAATACCTCAGCTGATTAAAGTAGCTCCTAATCCTATACCAAAAACTAAATTTATGTCTCTTTAAAACATCAAATTCAAAGTAACCTTTATTTTCATATAGTTATTTTGAATAAAAATGGGATTGCCTAAAAGCAATCCCATTTTCCTTTTTTAATATATCATTACTTTTGAAAATATTTCTGAGAATCTATAATAATATTATTACTATTTATTTTCTCATAAGTTCCATTACTCTTTAACCTTCTTGCATTTACATTATCCATTAAATATATTTTAAGTTGATTCTTTATAATTAACTTTATTTTCTTATCCTCTATAGGGAATAATATCTCAATTCTCCTATCTAAATTTCTCGTCATCCAATCTGCACTTGAAAGATATACTTTCTCCTTATTCCCATTATAAAAATAAAATATCCTACTGTGTTCCAAAAATCTTCCAACTATACTTATAACATTTATGTTCTTGCTTATTTTACCATAATTAGGTCTTAAACAGCATATACCTCTTACTATTAAATCTATTTTCACACCACTCACTGAAGCTTCATAAAGCTTTTCTATTATTTCCTTATCCTCAAGTGAATTTATTTTAACTATAATTCTAGCATTTTTACCTTCTTTAGCACTTATAATTTCCTCATTGATTAAATCTATAAATTTCTTTTTCATATTAATGGGTGCTAAAAATAGTTTATTTAAATTGACTATTTTAGAACATCCTGAAAGCATATTAAAAATTGATAAAACATCCTTTGTAATAGAATCCTTTGATGTAAATAGCCCTAAATCCGTATAAAAATTAGCTGTAGTCTCATTATAATTTCCTGTTGCCATATGAACATATCTTTTAATTCTACTTCCTTCTCGTCTTACCACAATTAAAAGCTTCCCATGAATTTTCAAACCCACAAGACCATATATAACATGACACCCAGCATTTTCAAGCCTTTTTGCACAAATTATATTGTTTCGTTCATCAAATCTTGCCTTTAATTCCATAATAACCAGTACTTCTTTGCCATTTTCTGCTGCTTCTATTAATGCTTCTATAATTGGTGACTTCTCACTTACTCTGTAAAGCGTTTGTTTTATAGTACATACCTTAGGATCATTTGCTGCCTCCTTTAGGAAATCTACTATATATTGAAATCTCTGATATGGATGAGATAAAAGCACATCCTTTTCTTGTATAACCTTAAAAATATTTTTACCTTCAAATTCTTTAACCTTTTTAGGCTCAAATTTAGGATATCTTAAATAACCATATCCTTTGATATTTGTAATGATATTCAAAAATGTCAAATCTATAGGTCCAGAGATTTTATATATATACTGCTTATCTATCTTTAAATACTCCTTTAATTTCTTAAGAAGCCTTTTATCCATATTTTCCTCTACTTCTATCCTTATAATTTCTCCCCTTTTTCTTCTTTTTATAGAATGTTCAATAGTTTCAAGTAAATCTTCACCTACCTCTTTATCCAGCTTTAAGTCTGCGTTTCTAGTTATTCTATAAGCACTTATACTTAAAATTTTATACCCCTTAAATAATTCAGAAGAAAACATCTTTATAACATCTTCTAAAAGAATAAATTTATTTTTATTAGGAAATTTTACAAGCCTCGATACTGACAAAGGAAGCTGTAATGTGGCAAATACTAAAGCTTTATTTTCTTTCTCAACTAAGAACGCTAAATTAAGAGCCTTATTATTTAAAAATGGAAAATGTTTATTATTTTCAATTGCTATTGGAGTTATTAATGATATTATTTTCCTATTATAATAACTACTTATGTATGTTTTTTCTTTATTATTTAAAGCTTCCGGCTTCACAATTAAAATCTTTTCCTTTTCCAGTTTTTCAGTAAGCTTATTAAAACATTTATATTCTTTATAAATTATAAGTTCAACTCTTCTTCTTATTACTTTAAGCAATTTTATTGTTTTATTTACATTAGCATTAAATCTATTATTTCTACCATTTAGTCTATTAATTAAAGCTGATACCCTTGTCATGAAAAATTCATCTAAATTAGAACTAGTTATTGATAGAAAATAAATCCTTTCTATTAGTGGATTATTTTTATCCTTCGACTCGTCAAACACTCTTTTATTAAACTCTAGCCAGCTAAGTTCCCTACTTATAAAATTTTTACTTTCAAAAGTTTTCATAGCTACCATCCTCATCTGCCTTAAAGTCCTTTATCCTTTAGTATAACTAGAAAACTCTATAATAAACGTATAAAATTCTTCTATTAATACTATGCTATAGTTATAAAAACTACTTAATTATATACGAGGTGATAATATTGAAGCATATTGGAATAATTGATATAGGATCAAATTCCGTACGACTTTTGTTTATAGAACTTACAAGCAAAAATTCCTTTAAAATTCTAACTGAACTTAAAGAATATGTACGACTTGGTGCAGGCTTTGATTCTAACGGAAATATTACTACTGAAAAAATAGCTGAACTACTTGAAATTTTAAATTTATATAAGAATTTTTGTGATAAATTTGAAAATAGTGAACTTATTATAACTGCTACTGAAGCCTTTAGAAAAGCCAAAAATAGAAACTCCATAGCAAAAAAAATTAAAGATACCCTATCTCTAAATATAAGAATTCTATCTGGCAAAGAAGAAGCATATTACGATTATTTCTCTGCAATAAATACCTTGGATATTAAGGATGCTCTTGTAATGGATATTGGAGGAGCAAGTACAGAACTTATATGGATAAAAGACAGAACTTTAAAAGAATGCGTAAGTCTTCATTTTGGAGCCTTGACTTTAACTGAAAAATTCAAACTTAAGAACTCTATAGATTCAAAGCAAGAAGAACTTCTAAAAAAGTTTTTATTAGAAAGCTTTAAAGATATTCCATGGATTAAAGATATTTCTACTTCTACATTAATAGGAATAGGTGGAAGCATTCGAAATCTAGGCAAAATTTCCAGAAGAAATGAAAACTATCCCTTCGATTTAATACATAATTACATCATGTCTTCAAAGTCAGCTGAAGATATTTATAATGAGGTAAAGGACAAATCCACTGAGCAGCGAAAAAAAATAAAGGGATTATCTAAAAACAGAGCTGATATTTTCACTGGTGCTGCTTGTGCAGTTTCATCACTAGTAAAGTTAACCAAAATCAAAAAAATCATAATTTGTAGAAATGGTTTAAGAGAAGGGCTATTATTGTCAAATTTATTTAATGACGAGCCAATAGAAAATATTCTTGATTTTTCAATAAACAACATACTGCTTAATAATAATGCCAATATTAAACACAGCTTACATGTATATAAGCTTACAAAGCTTCTTTTTTCAGCCTTAAAAACTATACATAGAATAGATGCTTCCTTTGATAAAGTCATAAAAACAGCTGCTATGCTTCATGATGTAGGAATTAATATCTCTTTCTACTATAATCATAGACATTCTTCATATATAATTCTAAACTCTTACCTCTTTGGAATCTCTCACAAGGAACGTATCATAAGTGCTTGTATTGCCATTTATCAAAGAAGTGAAAACTTAGACTCAATTTTAGAAGAATATAACAGTATACTTGAAAAAGAAGACATCTACGCAATAAAAATTATTGGAGTACTTTTAAGAATTGCTGCAAATCTAGATAAAGATTTATCTGGCTCTATTTATGATTTAAACTGCCAAATAGATAATGATATTGTTATAATAAAAACTATTTCCGACAGTTCATCAACCTTTTTAATTAAAGAAGCTATGGTAAGTTCATCTCTCTTTAAAGCTGCCTTTAATAAATCACTTTATATAGTGTAAAATTTAATAACTTATCCTCTATAAAATTCATAATATAAAGTAAACATTGTAATATGTGAGGAGGATTCATGAGAAAAACTTGTTTTAAATTTTTACTATTGTTTACTTTAATATTATGTATCACTTCTGTAGGTTGTTCAAAATCTACTGACACCTCATTAATTAATGTAAAACTAAATGAAGTTACTCGTTCAATTTTCTATGCTCCCATGTATGTTGCTATAAAAAATGGTTACTTTAAGCAAAACGGAATAAACCTTGATCTTTCTACTGGTCAGGGTGCTGATAAAACTATGCAAGATGTTTTAAGTAAAAGTGCCGATATAGGTTTTTGTGGTCCTGAACAAGTTATATATATTTACAACAAACATAGAAAAGATTATCCTATAATTTTCGCTAAACTTACGCAAAAGGATGGTTCATTTCTTGTTGGCAGACATAAAGAAAAATCATTTACTTGGAAATCCCTAAAAGGCAAAACAATAATAGGGGGTAGACCTGGGGGTGTTCCTGAAATGGCTTTTGAATATGCTCTTAAAAATAATGGACTTAAACCAGGTAAGGATGTAAATATAATAACTAATATAAGTCTTTCCTCTGTAGGTGGAGCATTTAAAGGTGGTACTGGTGACTATGCTACGTTATTTGAACCTACTGGAAGTCTTCTTGAACAAAATAAGTCAGGATATATAAATGCATCCGTCGGTATTGCATCAGGTTCACTACCATATACTTGCTTCTTCACCACAAAATCTTACATGGATAAAAATCCAAAAGTATTACAAGGCTTTACTAATGCTATTTACAAAGGACAGCTTTGGATGAACAAACATTCAGACAAAGAAACTGCTTCTCTTATAAAATCATTTTTTCCTGGAAGCGACATTAATGTAATAGAAAATTCCATAAAAAATTATAAAAGTATTGGTGCTTATGCATCAGATCCAATCTTAAAAAAAGAAGAAATGGATAGACTTATGACAATAATTCAAGGTTATGATAAAACTATCATAAAGACTAGACCTCCATTTAATACCATAACAAATGAAACTTTTGCAAAAGAAGCTGTAAAAAAAGTAAAGTAAGGTTTATGGAGATGATAAAATGGATAAAGTTTATGTAAAAAATGTATCTGTAAATTATCATTCAGTAAAAACAGAAACAAACGCTCTAAAAAATATAAGTTTTAAAATAAATGATGGTGATTTTGTAAGCATTGTAGGGCCTTCTGGTTGTGGAAAATCAACTCTTTTAAACATAATAGCAGGACTTTTCCCTCCATCAAGTGGTGAAGTTTTTATAGATAGTTCTCTTGTTAAAGGGGTGTCTCCAAAAATAGGCTACATGTTTCAAAAGGATAATTTATTTCAGTGGCTTAATGTATGGGATAATATATCTTTGGGGCTTAAAATAAAAAAAGAGTTGAATGCAAAAACCACAGATAAAATAGAACAACTTCTTGAAAAGTACGATCTTAAAGACTTTAAAAATCATCATCCAAATGAATTATCTGGTGGAATGCGTCAGAGGGTTGCACTTATAAGGACACTGGTTTTAGATCCTGAAGTTCTTCTTCTAGACGAGCCTTTTTCTGCTTTAGATTATCAAACACGCTTAAATGTTGGAAGTGAAATATGTGAAATAATCAAAACAGAGGGAAAAACAGCAATAATGGTAACTCATGATATTGCAGAAGCTGTTTCAATTTCTAAAAGAATACTAGTACTTTCAAAACGACCTGCAGAATTAAAAAAAGATATTTCCATAAATCTTCCTGATATTTCTCCTGTAAAGAGACGTGAATGTACTGATTTTCCACTTTACTTCAATAGCGTTTGGAAGGAGATGGATATCAATGAAGGTTAGTATAGAACATGAAAAATATATAAAAAGTTTAAATAGACAAAGACATAAAATTACTTTAACTAGAATTCTCATATTAATATTTATTTTTGTTTTATGGGAAATTGCTGGTGACTTAAATATAGTAGATCCTTTTCTAATAAGTACTCCTTCTAGAATGCTTGAAAGTTTTATAAAAATATATGCAGAAGGAACTTTATTTACTCATATAGGTATAACCTGTTTTGAAACTGTAATTGGATTTTTATTAAGTACAATTATCGGAACTTTTATAGCAATACTTTTATGGTGGTCAGATTTTGCTTCAAAGGTTCTTGATCCTTATCTTGTTGTTCTTAATTCATTACCTAAGGTTGCACTAGCTCCAATAATAATATTTTGGGTAGGTAATGGAATAAAAGCAATAATCTTAATTGCAGTTTTAATTTCTATAGTTGTAACCATAATAAGCGTTTTAAATAGCTTCAAGGAAGTTGATGAAGAAAAAATCAAACTTATGAAAACCTTTGGAGCTAGTAAATTTCAAATACTAAAAAATCTAATAATACCTTCTTCAATTCCTACCCTTATGTCAGCTTTAAAAATAAATGTTGGTCTATCATGGGTTGGGGTTATAATGGGAGAATTCTTAGTTGCAAAACAAGGTCTTGGTTTTCTAATTGTATATGGTGGACAAATTTCCGAATTAGATATGGTTATGATGAGTATAATACTTTTATCTATCTTAGCTTATTTAATGTATATAGCTGTAGCTATTTTAGAAAAAAAATTAAAAAGAAAATTCTAAATAAAAAACACCAATGAAGATATTTATTTTGTCTTCATTGGTGTTCTCTTATGATTTTTAACTGCACGTTCTAAAGCTATAAATTCTTCTATTTCTGTTCTAACTGAAATATTATCCTCAACCTTAAGCCTATTTTTTAAGGTTTCTATTATTATTTCAAAGTTTTCTTTTGATGCAAGTTCACTTAATATATTTACAACTGCACATCTAATTCCATAGTATTCGTCATCTAAATCCTTCATTAATAATTTTAAATATTCCTCTTCACCTATAACATATAGTGCTCTATAAAAATTAATTTTAACCCATTTAACTTTTTCATTTTCAAGTGCTTTTATAAGGAATTCCTTTATATCATAGCCTATTTTCACTGCAATCTCTGATATTGCCATTGCTGCATATCCTCTTACCAAGTAGCTTTTGTCTTCTACTACTTTATGCTTTAAAAATTCCACAACCTCTTTTGAAGTACTACTACATATAGACTCACATGCATTAGTTCTAACTAACTCATCTTTGTCCTCTAATAGCATAAGTAATATCTCTTCACTAGCTTTAATATTTTGATATGCCAAAACTTCAGCCACTCTACACCTTATTTCACTGTCAGGATTTCTTGAAAAATATCTTAAAATCTCAAAATCATATTCATTAAATTCTTCTTTTTCTTCAATTTCATCCAATTTATTAAAGTACTTTTCCATATAAATACCTCGTCTATTAATTCAATATAACTTATAAATTATAGCATACTACTTTAGTAAATTTCATTAATTATTTATTATTAAGTGAAATTATATAATAAATAAAATTAAAAAAATAATTTTCTCACCCTATTATAAAATTATATTATTTAAATCATTACTTTTCTCTATCTTCATTTTTAGCCACATACATTACTTTTTTATATATGCTACTTAATACTAAAGGTATAATATACACCAAAAATATTGCCAATGTAAAGCTTGTGCCGAAATATACCAATAAAAATCCAAAATTATCGTATGCATCATTAATTACACCTTCAATTGGAATCATAAATATTAATAAAATAACCATGCTAAAAAAATATATAACTGCTGAACATATTGTATATATAAGACTCCCCCCAAAATTCAATTTTGCATACATAAAAAAATTATAAATCATACCATATATAAATACCACCACTAAAAAAAACATCTCACTATATAAAGATATTAATTCTAATGATGTATTTTTAATAAGCATACTAAGTATACATCCAAAAATGTACGTTAAAACAAATACTATTGGTAAATTATATTTTTTTAAAATTTCTTTCATAATTGAGCTCCTAAAACTTATAAATTCAAATTTATACTACACATTGTAATTTAGAGAAAATTATATCATATTTTATTTTTATTTTTCAATATAATTTAATTCACTTAAAAAACTCAAATTTAAATTTTTTATTATTTTTTCTAATCTATAATTGATAATTTATGACAAAAATCTTGTAATCGTTATTATTTTTTTATAACGATTACAAGTTCTTTTATATTATTGTTCTTATTGACAATATATGATATATTAATGACGTTGTATAAAAATTCACTAACAAAAGAGGCGATATTGTGAAATACTTAAAACAGTTAACGATTATTCTAGGGGCATATTTTCTCGGGGTAATAATCCAATTATTGTTTAATCTTCCTATACCAGGAACTGTTTTAGGCCTTATTTTATTATTTTTTGCTCTATACACAAAAATAATAAAAGTAGAAATGATTGAAGATATATGTGATGTTCTAATATCTCATATGTCATTTTTCTTTGTTCCTGCTGGAGTAGGTCTTATAACATCCTTCGGAATATTGAAAGGAAAATGGCTCAAATTAATGACAATAGTTATTATGTCTACAATATTAGTTTGGGTAGTAACAGCTTATGTAGTAAATTTTTTAAGGAAGGTGCTTACGCGTGAATAGTATAGTTACTTCTCCTGTATTTGGAGTCCTAATCTCTTTAGTTGCTTATTTAATTGGAGAATTTTTAAAGAAAAAAACAAAGCTTTCAATTTTCAATCCACTTTTAATATCTATTATTATATTGATATGTTTTCTAATGAAATTTAATATAAAATATACTGATTACAACAAAGGTGGACAACTAATTTCCTTTTTTCTATCACCAGCAACTGTAGCACTTGCGCTGCCATTTTATAAAAAGTTTTCATTATTTAAAAAGAATGCTCTTCCTATAATTATTGGAATTTTATGTGGAGCTATATCCGGAATTATTTATATAATTTTATTTTCGAAATTATTTAATTTCTCAGATGCCTTAACAGAATCTTTACTTCCAAAATCAATAACAACACCTATAGGTATGGAACTATCTAAACAACTTGGTGGTATTCCTTCAATTACAGTTGTTGCTATAATAATAACTGGAATTCTCGGAACTATAGTAGGTCCATTTTTATATAAAATATTAAAATTTAAGGATAAGGTAGCTATTGGTATTGCTATGGGTGCCTGTTCTCATGCTATAGGTACGGCAAAGGCTATGGAACTAGGTGAAACTGAGGGTGCTATGAGCAGTTTAACTATGGCCCTTTCTGGAATCATTACTGTATTTTTAGCTCCTCTTATATGGCATTTGTTTTTAATTCTTACTAAATAGAAGGAGAAAAATTATGAAAGATAAAACAAATCCAATTAATAAATTATTTACGTCTATTGATAATTTATTTGCTGCTGAAAAAGAACAAAATCTTAGAAGTAAACTCGGTAAAGAGATTAAAAATTTAATTTTTACAGATGATATCATTACAAAACTTTATGAAACTGACTTTTCAGACCTAGTTGATGAATCTGAAAAGGCAAATTCAATTTTTTCAAATATTTTTCCTGTATATATAAGAAGAGAAACTGCTTCTTTTAGATTATACAAACACAAAATAGAAATAAATTTATTTCCAAAAAACACTAGATATATTTACATATTTGATGCTGGAAGATTAACTTCAGACTCTCTTAATTGCTTTAGGCTTTATGATAATGACTACGTGGATATACTCATTATGATAATAACTTTAATACCACTTTTTAAAGAAAATATAAACATAGCACTAGACAACTTTGAGAAAAATATAAATACCTACAACGAAAATATTTTAAATTCTAATCGAAAAGAACTTTTAGCTGAAGATAATTTCAAATTTTTAATGAGTAAACTTAAATAGTAATGATATGGCAAAAGCTACAATACAGAATTGTATTGTAGCTTTTGCCATATCATTCACTTTTTTAACTTTTCTAATCTTTTTACTGCTTCAATTAAAGTCTCATCTTTTTTGGCAAAATGAAACCTTATGTAATTACTAACCTTTTCTTTAAAAAAGCTTGAACCAGGAACGGCTGCAACTCCAATTTCCTTGGCTAACCATTCACAGAACTTATAATCGTCTTTTTCTCCAAACTCAGCTATATCAACCAGAACATAATATGCCCCTTGTGGTTCAAAGTATTTTAATCCTATTTCTCTAATTCCCTCTATAAATATACTCTTTTTCCTAGTATATATTTCATTAAGCTTATCATAGTATTCGTCTCCAAATTCTAGTCCAGGAAGTACAGCTCTTTGAAGTGGTGCCGCCGCACCTACTGTCAGAAAATCATGGACCTTCTTACAATTATCTATAATTTCATCACTTGCTATTATATATCCAAGACGCCATCCTGTTATAGAATAAGTCTTTGAAAGTGAACTACAAGATATAGTTCTTTCTTTCATTCCAGGAAGTGATGCCATATAAACATGCTTATTAGGTTTATAAACTATATGCTCGTAAACTTCATCAGTAATAATATATGTATCATGCTCTTTTGCTAATTTAGCTATATATAAAAGTTCATCTTTTGTAAAAACTTTCCCTGTTGGATTAGACGGATTGCATAGTACTAATGCTTTAGGATTTTGCTCAAAAGCTTTTTTTAAGGTAGCTTTATCAAAATTAAATCTTGGTGGCACTAAGGGAACATATATAGGCTCAGCACCAACTAAAATTGCATCTGCTCCATAATTTTCATAAAACGGAGAAAATACAATAACTTTATCACCTTGATTACATACTGACATCATTGAAACCATCATAGCTTCTGTACTTCCGCAAGTAACAACAATATTTTTTTCAGGATCTATATCTAT
The Clostridium felsineum DSM 794 DNA segment above includes these coding regions:
- a CDS encoding CidA/LrgA family protein; the encoded protein is MKYLKQLTIILGAYFLGVIIQLLFNLPIPGTVLGLILLFFALYTKIIKVEMIEDICDVLISHMSFFFVPAGVGLITSFGILKGKWLKLMTIVIMSTILVWVVTAYVVNFLRKVLTRE
- a CDS encoding LrgB family protein is translated as MNSIVTSPVFGVLISLVAYLIGEFLKKKTKLSIFNPLLISIIILICFLMKFNIKYTDYNKGGQLISFFLSPATVALALPFYKKFSLFKKNALPIIIGILCGAISGIIYIILFSKLFNFSDALTESLLPKSITTPIGMELSKQLGGIPSITVVAIIITGILGTIVGPFLYKILKFKDKVAIGIAMGACSHAIGTAKAMELGETEGAMSSLTMALSGIITVFLAPLIWHLFLILTK
- a CDS encoding pyridoxal phosphate-dependent aminotransferase, whose amino-acid sequence is MQKLSNRLDGFTESIIRKMTRIANKYGAINLSQGFPDFDPPKAIIEGLREVSSKGPHQYEITWGSIEFRKKLAEKQKRFMGIDIDPEKNIVVTCGSTEAMMVSMMSVCNQGDKVIVFSPFYENYGADAILVGAEPIYVPLVPPRFNFDKATLKKAFEQNPKALVLCNPSNPTGKVFTKDELLYIAKLAKEHDTYIITDEVYEHIVYKPNKHVYMASLPGMKERTISCSSLSKTYSITGWRLGYIIASDEIIDNCKKVHDFLTVGAAAPLQRAVLPGLEFGDEYYDKLNEIYTRKKSIFIEGIREIGLKYFEPQGAYYVLVDIAEFGEKDDYKFCEWLAKEIGVAAVPGSSFFKEKVSNYIRFHFAKKDETLIEAVKRLEKLKK